The following is a genomic window from Pseudophryne corroboree isolate aPseCor3 chromosome 3, aPseCor3.hap2, whole genome shotgun sequence.
tctcacgcaTCGGCCTGTAATCTGTTGAGAAAACTTTAGGGGGTTGTCTATTATTATTTCTCACAGCTCACTTACTGCCAGTCTTAATTCTCCTTCTAATCCCATACTCAGATTCAGAGTCGCAAGCAACTCCATTTTGCAGTCGGATCATGCGATTTTAGCTCTGCACATGCTCTGTAGCTGAAGCGTACATGATTATGAGCAACTACATGCAATTCAGTGCTGCACGCATCTCCGTCGTACCTCTACTTGCAGCTGAGTGACAATGGGGCTATTAAACGTAGGCTAAGTGTTCTGAGGGCATGTTGTGGCATGTAGCGTAATTGAGGGATGGCGCAACTGCACCTGATAGTGGTGATGGCTACTTGGGAGCTGTATGGGCAAATAGATGTGTGAAATGCTGCATACAGCTTTTATTTCCGATTGCGGACAACTTACAGCTTCTGAATGACCTGAAATCTAACCAATTTCTTCTCCTCCTTATGTCAGTCCCTTTATTCTAGATAAGTCACCTCTCTCCTTCGTTAGGCTCACTCTCTTCCCTACCATGTGCTAACTGTCTACCTTCCTCTAGGCTGCTAGTTTTTTTCATCTTCCTCTGGGTAAACTCATTCTCCCTGCTCCACTGAGTTATTTCACTCTTGTCTGTGGGTGATTTAACGCTTAAACGTTGGTGTAGTGATAAGCACTGTCCCTTAGGCATTCAGTTTAATAAGCCATCCATTGTGACGATTGCATCTGCACCTAAGTGATATGCAATGCTAAGCTAACAAAAGCATGTAACTTTGCAGGCATCACAGTGCATTATGTGCTATGAGCCACAATAAGACCCTTTAATACATTATGACGGCTGATATCTAGCTGTCCAATGTAAGTTCATAGCCCCCTTAGTTATTCCTCATTACTCATTCTCCCTCTAGGCTAGCTTGCTTTTTCATGGTAATTAATTCTGATAGTGCCAATCAGGGCACGGCTCCAGAGCAGATCGTACAGAAGTTCAGTTTTAGGATCAATGCTAATTGTAAAGATTTCATTAGAACTTATTATATAGCCACACACTCCCTTAATGCTTATATTCTTTTTTTCTCACTCACAGATTTCTTTATTCTAACCACTATTTAACTTGTATACAGAACCTTATATTATATATAGAACTTTATATAACCCTACATAATGTCTATTGCTTATAAAAGATATCAGATTATTTATTGTTGCTATTTTAcactttcatggggaaggggtttaCTTACAATTGATTGTCTTTAATCCAAGTTATAAATAAGGACCATTATTTTGTATTAAATTTACATTAGCTCATTACAGTACATTAACATGACGAACGCTGATTACATTTTTTTCTGAAGGTTCACATTTACTCTTCTAGGAATTCTCTATATCCGAAAGGTTTCCTAGCACTaagccaccaacaccatcatccatATGCGCTCATATGattaaatgttatatatatatatatatatatatatatatatacactgtatatatatagtcCAGTCTTATAACTGAAAGCTTAAAAACCAATGATACAATGATGAATCAATGATACAAATCAGCCATGGGGATACAGTTATTTATAGTAATGTAACAAATTCTCTCACTTCAATATGTTTATTCCTTTTTGTGATTCATTCATTAACCCTATACCTAATTCCATTCAGAATAATTTAGACATCCCTAGACAAGAGTAGCAGAAAGCCAGTGCTGGCACACTCACCTGTCCATTTTTGCAGAGGTCCGCCCACATGCTGGTGCCATCTCCACCTCTCATCAGGACATGGTAGGTAAAGAAATATGTGCCAGGCACTGTACAGCTGAAGCGACCACTTGCTGCATCGTAGTTGTTCCCAAGGTTGGTCACTACATCATCAAATTTGAGGACCTCATAACCTTCATGGGGGTTCTTCAAACCAGCATAGAAGGCCACACGAGGAAAAGTGGTGTATGTTGCTGTGCTGATGGCACCATTCACCCCTCCTCCTGGCAAACCTGGTGGTCCAGGTTTACCCGACTCTCCTCGTTCTCCTGGTGGACCTACTGGACCAGGTGGACCTGGTAGCCCAGGCTCTCCAGGTGGACCTGGTTTACCAGGACGTCCAGCTTTTCCTTGAGGTCCTTGCACTAAAGTTGATGGAGCTAGTTGTCCTCGGTCACTCAAAGGCTCAGCTCCAGTGCCGGCTCTGATACTGCTACTGGTGGTGGTTGCCCCTGTTTTGCTGAGGTAGGGGTCGCAGACCATCCGGCAAGTGCCCAACATCTCATAGTGGCCATCAGAGCCCACGGAATTGACCAACACTGGAATTAGGATTACCAATATTAGGACCATCACCACACCAATCGCCACGGCCACCAATGTTTTCCTCCCAAGGCCGAACGGGGCCAAGGGACGGGGGGTTGCACGGCTGGGGGGAGCTATGGTGCCGAAAATAGTGGGGCAGAGGGAGAATGGCCCCTTCAGAAGTGAAGGGGATAGATGGTTTTAAAGAAGACACAGCACGTAACGTGTTAGCAGAAAACAAACAgtctaaaagagaaaaaaaaaagcagaTGGGTGAGTAAAACTATGAGAGAGGAAAGGACAATAGTGAGAAAACAGTAAAGACAGGTGATAACTTGAAGAACTTCCTGGCAGGAAatatgcaaataataataataaaaataaaactaataaagagaAAGAAAATGGATTTCTGAACAAATGGGAAAAATGTGAGCGATGAGAAATGTGTGACACAAAAAGTGAATTAATAATATATGACAGAACAGTGGAGAAAGCAAAGATTAAGAATAGAGTCAAAGAGAATTGTATGCGAAAGATAAGAAAGGTGGTAGGACAGAGGAGGAGGGGGTAGCAGGTAAGTGTGACTACTTAAAGAGAAGAGGATTAAAGTATGAAGGAAAGCGAGAAACAGTAGCAGTGTCGGAAGAGACTCAGAAGAGAGCTGAAAAGGAGAAGATTATGAGAAAGGGTGAAAGCTGCTGAGGCAAGGCAGAAAGGCAGCAGGGAATCTAACTTGTGAGAGAATGGTCTGTGGAATCTGAATCTTATATATGAAACAGAGCAGTGCCCCCTGAAGGCAGAAGCCCAATATGCAGCTATACGCAGAGAGAAACAGTTATATGCACAAACAGGTAAACACACCTTGTGTGAAATTAGTAATATGTTAAATACAAGAATAACACAAATAAATCTCAGAGATCTCCATTACTGATACAGGAATAAGGGGAATGGGGAACTGCCACTTAGAGTAACACAATGAATAAAGCTGTATATTTAATATAAACATATGCAGCCTGAGCTATataattattaacatttatttatatagtgcaagcATATGCCATTGTggttatatacacatacatacacagtatgtaTAATTAATATCTCTATTTATGTATGCAGTTTTCACACAATAGCTCAGGAAACAGAAACATTTCAATAACAATTACAGCATATTTAACCAAGCAAACAAATGTATTATGATGCCAGTGATAATTTAATTTAGAAAGACCCCATACCAAGTGCAGGGGCCGTGGTGCAGTGACGATAATGTACCCAGGGTCCTGAGTCATTGCAtggctcgcacacacctagttaaggtGCCAGAGGACAGTGAATTCACTTTGCACTTTCCAAAACACACAGATCAACTTATATATTATTTGAAAGCCCTGACACTACAAAGCCCTTCCTTTGTGTACATCTGTgcgtatgaatgtgcaaggactttCAGTGTCTATAGAcgttgtaattagagatgtgcacttgaaatttttcgggttttgtgttttggttttgggttcggttccacggccgtgttttgggttcgaacgcgttttggcaaaacctcaccgaattttttttgtcggattcgggtgtgttttggattcgggtgtttttttcaaaaaacactaaaaaaacagct
Proteins encoded in this region:
- the C1QL1 gene encoding C1q-related factor, which codes for MVLILVILIPVLVNSVGSDGHYEMLGTCRMVCDPYLSKTGATTTSSSIRAGTGAEPLSDRGQLAPSTLVQGPQGKAGRPGKPGPPGEPGLPGPPGPVGPPGERGESGKPGPPGLPGGGVNGAISTATYTTFPRVAFYAGLKNPHEGYEVLKFDDVVTNLGNNYDAASGRFSCTVPGTYFFTYHVLMRGGDGTSMWADLCKNGQVRASAIAQDADQNYDYASNSVILHLDAGDEVYIKLDGGKAHGGNSNKYSTFSGFIIYSD